A DNA window from Acropora palmata chromosome 12, jaAcrPala1.3, whole genome shotgun sequence contains the following coding sequences:
- the LOC141861094 gene encoding uncharacterized protein LOC141861094, with the protein MDGKDGDNRVCTSSKRSDYQKAFEYHEKLLKIAKEIGDRAGEGRAYGNLGNAYQSLGDYQKAIEYHEKRLKIAKEIGDRAGEGRAYGNLGNAYQSLGDYQKAIEYHEKRLKIAKEISDRAGEGRAYGNLGNAYQSLGEYEKAIEYHEKDLKIAKEISDRAGEGGAYGNLGNTYQLLGDYQKAIEYHEKDLKIAKEIGDRAGEGRAYGNLGNAYQSVGDYQKAIEYHEKDLKIAKEIGDRAGEGRAYGNLGNTYQLLGDYQKAIEYPEKRLKIAKELGDRAGEGGAYRNLGNAYQSLGDYQKAIEYHEKDLKIAKELGDRAGEGGAYGNLGNAYRSLGDYQKAIEYLEKLLKIAKEISDRAREGGAYGNLGNAYQSLGDYQKAIEYHKKCLKIAKEISDRAREGGAYGNLGNTYQLLGDYQKAIEYHEKLLKIAKEFSDRAGEGGAYGNLGNAYQSLGDYQKAIEYHEKDLKIAKEIGDRAGEGGAYGNLVYTYQLLGDYQKAIEYHEKLLKIAKEFSDRAGEGGAYGNLGNAYDSLGDYQKAIEYHEKRFKLAKEIGDRAGEGRAYGNLGNAYQSLGDYQKAIEYHEKRLKIAKEISDRAGEGRAYGNLGNAYDSLGDYQKAIDYHEKRLKIAKEISDRAGEGGAYGNLGNAYQSLGDYQKAIEYHEKDLKIAKELGDRAGEGGAYGNLGNAYRSLGDYQKAIEYHEKLLKIAKEIGDRAGEGGAYGNLGNAYRSLGDYQKAIEYHEKRLKIAKEISDRAGEGGAYGNLGNAYQSLGDYQKAIEYHDKRLKIAKEISDRAGEGRGYGNLGNTYYLLGDYQKAIEYHEKLLKIAKEIGYRAGEGGAYGNLGNAYRSLGDYQKAIKYHEKDLKVAKEIGDRAGEGGAYGNLGNAYCSLGDYEKAMKYSEKHLIITKEIGDRDGEGKAYHNIGLEFFFLEQFKNAADNFRCAVESFNAVRSCLKSEEDWKINFRELYETAYIGLWKSLLRMKKLDEALLTAEQGRAQTLTDNLLIQYKLPTSKLAATIDLNETVSRLFTELSSPTLFLAVDGLTINIWLLSRGEKVVFRKGRLEGDRREGYPVRALLESCLQKIGTDVRVKCEDRTFHELTRDFLSSREMCKDVKKSFQSSNNPFKPFYDAIIGPIAEFLGPQDDELVIVPDGALSFTPWAAVIESIRIRTIPSLTSYKLILSCPDGHHKKTGALLVGNPCLKELEKPLDELPCAQEEVEMIASILNTRALTGKQATKAEVIKRLSSVGLIHIAAHGDERTGEIVLCPNPGWTSKFPKEKDYILKMSDVQAANLRARLVVLSCCHSGRGRILKGEGVVGIARAFLAAGARSLLVTLWAIDDEATMVFMKSFYQHLKEGKSTSAAIHESMKSFRESEKFSEMRYWAPFQLIGDDVKIEFEADDDVKE; encoded by the coding sequence atggatggcaAAGACGGAGATAATAGAGTCTGCACAAGTAGTAAAAGaagtgactatcaaaaagcctttgagtatcatgaaaaacttttgaaaattgcaaaagaaatcggtgaccgggccggagaaggacgagcctatggaaatctggGCAATGCTTatcagtcactgggtgactatcaaaaagccattgagtatcatgaaaaacgtttgaaaattgcaaaagaaatcggtgatcgggcaggagaaggacgagcctatggaaatctggGCAATGCTTatcagtcactgggtgactatcaaaaagccattgagtatcatgaaaaacgtttgaaaattgcaaaagaaatcagtgatcgggccggagaaggacgagcctatggaaatctggGCAATGCTTATCAGTCACTGGGTGAGTatgaaaaagccattgagtatcatgaaaaagatttaaaaattgcaaaagaaatcagtgatcgggccggagaaggaggagcctatggaaatctcggtaatacTTACCAGttactgggtgactatcaaaaagccattgagtatcatgaaaaagatttaaaaattgcaaaagaaatcggtgatcgggccggagaaggacgagcctatggaaatctggGCAATGCTTATCAGTCagtgggtgactatcaaaaagccattgagtatcatgaaaaagatttaaaaattgcaaaagaaatcggtgatcgggccggagaaggacgagcctatggaaatctcggtaatacTTACCAGttactgggtgactatcaaaaagccattgagtatcctgaaaaacgtttgaaaattgcaaaagaactcggtgatcgggccggagaaggaggagcctatcgAAATCTGGGCAATGCTTatcagtcactgggtgactatcaaaaagccattgagtatcatgaaaaagatttgaaaattgcaaaagaactcggtgatcgggccggagaaggaggagcatATGGAAATCTGGGCAATGCTTAtcggtcactgggtgactatcaaaaagccattgagtatcttgaaaaacttttgaaaattgcaaaagaaatcagtgatcgggcccgagaaggaggagcctatggaaatctggGCAATGCTTatcagtcactgggtgactatcaaaaagccattgagtatcataaaaagtgtttgaaaattgcaaaagaaatcagtgatcgggcccgagaaggaggagcctatggaaatctcggtaatacTTACCAGttactgggtgactatcaaaaagccattgagtatcatgaaaaacttttgaaaattgcaaaagaattcagtgatcgggccggagaaggaggagcatATGGAAATCTGGGCAATGCTTatcagtcactgggtgactatcaaaaagccattgagtatcatgaaaaagatttaaaaattgcaaaagaaatcggtgatcgggccggagaaggaggagcctatggaaatctcgttTATACTTACCAGttactgggtgactatcaaaaagccattgagtatcatgaaaaacttttgaaaattgcaaaagaattcagtgatcgggccggagaaggaggagcctatggaaatctgggcaatgcttacgactcactgggtgactatcaaaaagccattgagtatcatgaaaaacgtttcaaacttgcaaaagaaatcggtgatcgggccggagaaggacgagcctatggaaatctggGCAATGCTTatcagtcactgggtgactatcaaaaagccattgagtatcatgaaaaacgtttgaaaattgcaaaagaaatcagtgatcgggccggagaaggacgagcctatggaaatctgggcaatgcttacgactcactgggtgactatcaaaaagccattgattatcatgaaaaacgtttgaaaattgcaaaagaaatcagtgatcgggccggagaaggaggagcctatggaaatctggGCAATGCTTatcagtcactgggtgactatcaaaaagccattgagtatcatgaaaaagatttgaaaattgcaaaagaactcggtgatcgggccggagaaggaggagcctatggaaatctggGCAATGCTTAtcggtcactgggtgactatcaaaaagccattgagtatcatgaaaaacttttgaaaattgcaaaagaaatcggtgatcgggccggagaaggaggagcctatggaaatctggGCAATGCTTAtcggtcactgggtgactatcaaaaagccattgagtatcatgaaaaacgtttgaaaattgcaaaagaaatcagtgatcgggccggagaaggaggagcctatggaaatctggGTAATGCTTatcagtcactgggtgactatcaaaaagccattgagtatcatgataaacgtttgaaaattgcaaaagaaatcagtgatcgggccggagaaggacgaggctatggaaatctcggtaatacttattatttactgggtgactatcaaaaagccattgagtatcatgaaaaacttttgaaaattgcaaaagaaatcggttatcgggccggagaaggaggagcctatggaaatctggGCAATGCTTAtcggtcactgggtgactatcaaaaagccattaagtatcatgaaaaagatttgaaagttgcaaaagaaatcggtgatcgggctggagaaggaggagcctatggaaatctcggtaatgcctattgctcactgggtgactatgaGAAAGCCATGAAGTAtagtgaaaaacatttgataaTTACcaaagaaattggtgatcgggacGGAGAAGGAAAGGCTTATCACAACATTGGACTagaattcttttttcttgaacaGTTTAAAAACGCGGCAGATAATTTTCGTTGCGCTGTGGAATCCTTTAATGCTGTGAGATCTTGCTTGAAGTCTGAAGAGgattggaaaataaactttcgtgAGCTGTACGAGACGGCGTACATTGGCTTATGGAAATCGTTGCTAAGAATGAAAAAGTTGGATGAGGCTTTGTTGACAGCTGAACAAGGACGAGCGCAGACTTTGACTGATAATTTGCTTATTCAATATAAACTCCCCACATCCAAGTTAGCTGCCACAATTGACCTCAATGAGACAGTATCTCGCCTCTTTACGGAGCTTTCTTCACCAACTCTTTTTTTAGCAGTTGATGGACTTACGATTAACATCTGGCTTTTGAGCAGGGGAGAGAAAGTTGTATTTCGGAAAGGGAGGCTGGAGGGGGATAGAAGAGAGGGATATCCGGTACGCGCGTTACTGGAATCTTGTTTACAAAAAATAGGAACTGATGTTAGAGTAAAATGTGAAGATCGCACATTTCATGAACTCACCCGTGACTTCCTGTCCAGCAGAGAAATGTGCAAAGACGTGAAAAAATCATTTCAGTCTTCAAACAATCCTTTTAAGCCGTTTTATGATGCAATTATTGGTCCAATTGCTGAATTTCTTGGACCTCAAGACgacgagttggtcattgttccCGATGGTGCACTGTCCTTTACCCCATGGGCCGCAGTTATTGAATCGATTAGGATTCGCACTATTCCATCTCTTACAAGTTATAAATTGATCTTAAGTTGCCCGGACGGCCATCACAAGAAGACAGGGGCGcttttggtcggaaatccgTGCTTAAAAGAGTTGGAGAAACCCTTAGACGAGTTACCGTGTGCTCAAGAGGAAGTAGAAATGATTGCGTCAATTCTCAACACCAGAGCCCTCACAGGGAaacaggcaacaaaagctgaagtgataAAACGGCTGTcgtcagttggtttaattcaCATTGCTGCCCACGGAGACGAGCGTACTGGAGAAATTGTCTTGTGTCCAAACCCTGGATGGACTTCAAAGTTCCCTAAGGAGAAAgattacattttaaaaatgtccgATGTGCAGGCTGCCAAtcttcgagctcgtcttgtggtgttaagttgctgtcacagtggacgaggcagaattttgaagggtgagggtgtggtcggtatcgcgcgtgccttcttggcagctggtgctcgttcttTGTTGGTGACCCTGTGGGCAATAGATGACGAAGCTACCAtggtgttcatgaaaagtttctaccaacacctaaaagaaggaaaaagcaCCAGTGCTGCTATTCACGAGTCGATGAAGTCCTTTCGTGAATCTGAGAAATTTTCTGAGATGAGGTactgggctccattccaacttatcggagaCGACGTGAAGATAGAATTCGAGGCTGATGATGACGTCAAGGAATGA